One stretch of Geoalkalibacter ferrihydriticus DSM 17813 DNA includes these proteins:
- a CDS encoding CheR family methyltransferase: MTEQSLKSASSAEGGNSGLMSISDEEFELLRRLIKSRFGINLTDQKKSLVVGRLQKLLRSTGFQSFRAYYEYLTDGKNESALSELINRISTNHTYFNREKAHFDYFQQVALPAVTENLKRRNSRDLRIWCAGCSSGEEAYTLQMLMLEYFGGDYGRWDAGILATDISERVLSIADQGIYAQERVMQLPETLQRKYFRRLPDGSSQVIESVRKEVTFRRFNLMNRQFPFKKPFDIIFCRNVMIYFDQPTREELVGKFHQLTVPGGYLFIGHSETLGRNHSLYRYVMPAVFQKGA, encoded by the coding sequence ATGACGGAACAAAGCCTCAAATCAGCATCCTCGGCCGAGGGTGGAAACAGCGGCCTCATGTCCATCAGCGACGAAGAGTTCGAGCTGCTGCGGCGCCTCATCAAGAGCCGCTTCGGCATCAATCTCACCGACCAGAAAAAATCCCTGGTGGTGGGCCGTTTGCAGAAGCTGCTGCGCAGTACGGGTTTTCAATCCTTCCGCGCCTATTACGAGTATTTGACCGATGGCAAGAACGAGAGCGCCCTCTCGGAGCTGATCAACCGCATCTCCACCAACCACACCTATTTCAACCGGGAGAAGGCGCACTTCGATTACTTTCAGCAGGTCGCCCTTCCGGCGGTGACGGAAAACCTCAAGCGCCGCAACAGCCGCGATCTGCGCATTTGGTGCGCGGGCTGCTCGTCGGGCGAAGAGGCCTATACCCTGCAGATGCTCATGCTCGAATATTTCGGCGGCGATTACGGGCGCTGGGACGCGGGCATCCTGGCCACGGATATTTCCGAGCGGGTGCTGAGCATTGCCGACCAGGGCATCTATGCCCAGGAACGGGTCATGCAGCTGCCCGAAACCCTGCAACGCAAGTATTTTCGCCGTCTGCCCGACGGCAGCAGCCAGGTGATCGAAAGTGTGCGCAAAGAGGTGACCTTTCGCCGCTTCAACCTGATGAACCGGCAATTTCCCTTTAAGAAGCCCTTTGACATCATTTTCTGCCGCAATGTCATGATTTATTTCGACCAGCCGACCCGCGAGGAACTGGTCGGCAAGTTTCACCAACTCACCGTACCCGGTGGCTATCTGTTCATCGGCCACTCGGAAACCCTGGGCCGCAATCATTCCCTTTATCGCTACGTGATGCCCGCGGTATTTCAGAAGGGAGCCTGA
- a CDS encoding protein-glutamate methylesterase/protein-glutamine glutaminase encodes MVLNKVRVLVVDDSALVRQILTQGLNADPAIEVVGSAADPYQARDKIIQLQPDVLTLDVEMPRMDGVEFLRRLMPQHPMPVVMVSSLTQKGKQITIDALEAGAVDFVAKPTADVARGLQAMMLELRVKVKIASTANVSHWKAQRLAAAPPPRPPLATTAALAESTDKVIAIGASTGGTEAIKKVITRFPATSPGVVIVQHMPAGFTKMFAERLNQLCPMEVKEASSGDRVMPGRILVAPGEKQMRVIRSGGFYQVTCELGEKVSGHCPSVDVMMHSVAKHVGANAVAAMLTGMGADGADGMAAMRQAGARCIAQDEASCVVFGMPKVAYERGGAEKLLPIDDIAPALLRLLSERRA; translated from the coding sequence ATGGTTTTGAACAAGGTCCGTGTGCTGGTGGTGGACGATTCGGCGCTGGTGCGCCAGATCCTCACCCAGGGGCTCAATGCCGACCCCGCCATCGAGGTGGTGGGCTCTGCCGCCGACCCCTACCAGGCGCGCGACAAGATCATTCAGCTGCAACCCGACGTCCTGACGCTCGATGTGGAAATGCCGCGCATGGACGGGGTGGAGTTCCTGCGTCGCCTCATGCCGCAGCATCCCATGCCGGTGGTTATGGTCAGCTCTTTGACGCAAAAGGGCAAGCAGATCACCATCGACGCCCTCGAAGCGGGCGCGGTGGATTTCGTCGCCAAGCCGACCGCCGATGTCGCGCGCGGCCTACAGGCGATGATGCTGGAACTGCGCGTCAAGGTGAAAATTGCCTCCACCGCCAACGTTTCCCACTGGAAGGCGCAGCGCCTCGCCGCCGCACCCCCGCCGCGCCCGCCCCTGGCGACAACCGCAGCCCTGGCCGAATCGACGGACAAGGTCATCGCCATCGGCGCGTCTACCGGCGGCACCGAGGCGATCAAGAAGGTCATCACCCGGTTTCCCGCCACCAGTCCCGGCGTGGTAATCGTGCAGCACATGCCGGCCGGTTTCACCAAAATGTTCGCCGAGCGCCTCAACCAGCTCTGTCCCATGGAAGTCAAGGAGGCAAGCAGCGGCGACCGGGTCATGCCGGGCCGGATTCTGGTCGCCCCGGGAGAAAAGCAGATGCGGGTCATCCGTTCCGGAGGCTTTTATCAAGTGACCTGCGAGCTGGGAGAAAAGGTCAGCGGCCATTGCCCCTCCGTGGATGTGATGATGCATTCGGTGGCCAAGCATGTGGGTGCCAACGCCGTGGCGGCGATGCTCACCGGCATGGGCGCAGACGGCGCGGACGGCATGGCGGCCATGCGCCAGGCGGGGGCACGCTGCATTGCCCAGGACGAGGCGAGCTGCGTGGTGTTCGGCATGCCCAAGGTCGCCTATGAGCGTGGTGGCGCCGAAAAACTCCTACCAATCGACGATATCGCGCCGGCGCTGCTGCGCCTGCTGAGTGAGAGACGCGCATGA
- the fliF gene encoding flagellar basal-body MS-ring/collar protein FliF, giving the protein MAENAKKLPPKNLFELIMQWPLKRKLSFAGVGIVSVVLFGLIILSARGGDYRLLYNNLDATDAAAVVAWLKENRVPYRLQNEGRSIYLPVAQVYEARLELAGAGIPQGGGIGFELFDKQSFGMTDFAQKVNYQRALQGELARTIANLSLVEGARVHLALPEKRLFREQQQVATASVILKLVPGRSPNEGQVQGIVHLVASSIEGLDPQQVTVIDSTGRVLSKKPGDGIDGPMTPGMLDYQQRVERTLEERAQSLMDRALGIGNSLVRITAQLDFSQVERTEEIFDPNRTAVRSEQVMEERSGQQDAGGVPGVEANLEGPAMGLGGAIPSSRNEETTNFEISKSISRTVGSVGGLKNLSVAVLVGDRPAPPGSDGPAFVPRNDNELRSIENMVAGALGLDRNRGDQIQIVSMPFENGIADFSGVESSPLDTFWQFWPLIKYALLAVAAALVYFILLRPLVRTIKSEAKAVEHYKTVEELESEMSQTGMLPGPKDPLAQIRNDVLGGRATPAQVIKTWLKES; this is encoded by the coding sequence ATGGCCGAAAACGCTAAGAAATTGCCGCCGAAAAATTTGTTCGAGCTCATCATGCAATGGCCCCTCAAGCGCAAGCTGAGCTTTGCCGGGGTGGGCATTGTCAGCGTGGTGTTGTTCGGACTCATTATTCTGTCCGCGCGCGGCGGCGACTATCGCCTGCTCTACAATAATCTTGATGCGACGGATGCCGCCGCGGTGGTGGCCTGGCTCAAGGAAAACCGCGTGCCTTATCGGCTGCAGAACGAGGGGCGCTCCATCTATCTGCCGGTGGCCCAGGTCTACGAAGCGCGTTTGGAGTTGGCCGGTGCCGGGATTCCCCAGGGCGGCGGCATCGGTTTTGAGCTCTTCGACAAACAAAGTTTCGGCATGACCGACTTTGCGCAGAAAGTCAATTATCAGCGGGCCCTGCAGGGTGAGCTGGCGCGCACCATCGCCAATCTCTCCCTGGTCGAGGGCGCGCGGGTGCATCTGGCTTTACCGGAAAAGCGCCTGTTTCGCGAGCAGCAGCAAGTCGCCACCGCCTCGGTCATCCTCAAACTGGTGCCCGGGCGCAGTCCCAATGAGGGCCAGGTGCAGGGCATCGTGCATCTGGTGGCGAGCAGCATCGAGGGCCTTGATCCGCAACAGGTCACGGTCATTGACTCCACCGGGCGGGTGCTGTCGAAAAAACCCGGTGACGGCATCGACGGGCCCATGACTCCGGGCATGCTTGATTATCAGCAACGCGTTGAACGGACTCTTGAAGAGCGCGCCCAGTCGCTTATGGATCGGGCCCTGGGAATCGGCAATTCTCTGGTGCGCATCACCGCGCAGCTGGACTTTTCCCAGGTTGAACGGACCGAGGAGATTTTCGACCCCAACCGCACTGCGGTGCGCAGTGAACAGGTCATGGAAGAACGCTCGGGCCAGCAGGACGCCGGCGGCGTGCCCGGGGTGGAAGCCAATCTGGAAGGACCGGCCATGGGTCTGGGTGGGGCAATTCCGTCCAGCCGCAACGAGGAAACCACCAATTTTGAAATCAGCAAATCCATCAGCCGTACTGTCGGCTCCGTCGGCGGACTCAAAAATCTCTCGGTGGCGGTGCTGGTCGGCGACCGGCCGGCGCCCCCGGGCAGCGATGGCCCGGCCTTCGTGCCGCGCAACGACAACGAACTGAGATCCATCGAGAACATGGTGGCCGGCGCCCTGGGCCTGGACCGCAACCGCGGCGATCAGATTCAGATCGTCTCCATGCCTTTTGAAAACGGCATAGCCGATTTTTCCGGCGTGGAATCCAGCCCCCTGGATACCTTCTGGCAGTTCTGGCCGCTGATCAAATACGCGCTGCTGGCCGTGGCCGCGGCCCTGGTCTATTTCATTCTGCTGCGGCCCCTGGTGCGAACCATCAAGAGCGAAGCCAAGGCCGTCGAGCATTACAAGACGGTGGAAGAACTTGAGTCGGAGATGAGCCAGACCGGTATGCTCCCCGGTCCTAAGGATCCCCTGGCGCAGATTCGCAACGATGTGCTAGGCGGCAGGGCGACACCGGCTCAGGTGATCAAGACCTGGCTCAAAGAAAGCTGA
- a CDS encoding chemotaxis protein CheA, with amino-acid sequence MVSDDQIEIIQEFVQESRDMIEQLEPTIIELGQSVHDVQCWETLNCSATDCARHGRQRDFPCWLEMGHIADGNGSCIFTESKQDCLNCRVFQSINGDGKTMNAIFRLFHSMKGSAGFLEFDDITRVAHTAENLLDLIRNGGIRMQPEHVMLLCASCDFAKEALDLVEEHFSDQGMRAAAEDMAARLDQAIEQARNLAQTALATTDEAAAPEAAETAPAEEPPFELAISADMLEKFVQEGDELLQNAEQDLLKWEEIGENPAIIANLFRSVHSFKGNCGFFGVADMERLSHQMETVLDAVKSGQDYGLRPGEIMLGLIDVLREALADLSRGGGGRIDNLNAYLEQLAETLEEANPEPQVAEKPVAEEQERAVQPSVPEPQPIAEQPSVTPAEPRPVAPKTKPAVTPVAAPKAKAAEGKSAPAASAAPLKRQDIRVDLEKLDNLINLIGEIVIAENMLVRNPDLDGLELENFSKAGQHMSKLVRELQETAMIIRMIPVSGLFRRMIRLVHDISLKAGKKVELRLSGEETEMDKTVIETITDPLVHILRNSCDHGVEPPAERLQAGKPEKGVVKLSACHEEGEVWITIEDDGRGLDRDKLLAKAISKGLVEGDGSDMSDKAIYNLIFAPGFSTAEKITDISGRGVGMDVVRQNLDKIKGRVDVHSRKGQGTRITLRIPLTLAIIDGMLVRVGQTKAIVPTLAIREAFRPPADALTITPDGDHLVRVRERFLPVVRLHDILRKEPDSRQVEDGILIVLENQDASICLLVDEILGQQQTVIKGLSDYIGSVGAVSGCTIMGNGEVCLILDIGSLMEISQGASLAGN; translated from the coding sequence ATGGTGAGCGACGACCAGATTGAAATCATCCAGGAGTTCGTGCAGGAAAGCCGCGACATGATCGAACAGCTCGAGCCGACCATTATCGAGCTCGGACAAAGCGTGCATGACGTGCAATGCTGGGAAACCCTCAACTGCAGCGCAACGGACTGTGCCCGTCACGGCCGGCAACGCGATTTTCCCTGCTGGCTGGAGATGGGCCATATTGCTGATGGCAACGGCAGTTGCATTTTCACCGAATCCAAACAGGACTGCCTCAACTGCCGGGTATTTCAGTCGATCAACGGCGACGGAAAAACCATGAACGCCATCTTTCGCCTGTTTCATTCCATGAAGGGTAGCGCCGGCTTTCTCGAATTCGATGACATCACCCGCGTCGCCCACACCGCGGAAAATCTGCTCGACCTGATCCGCAACGGCGGCATCCGCATGCAACCCGAGCATGTGATGCTGCTGTGCGCCAGTTGCGATTTTGCCAAGGAAGCTCTGGATCTGGTGGAAGAGCATTTCAGCGACCAAGGCATGCGCGCAGCGGCCGAAGATATGGCCGCACGCCTCGATCAGGCCATCGAGCAGGCACGGAATCTGGCGCAGACCGCTTTGGCCACAACCGACGAGGCGGCCGCCCCTGAGGCGGCAGAAACGGCCCCGGCGGAAGAGCCGCCGTTCGAGCTGGCAATTTCCGCCGATATGCTCGAAAAATTCGTACAGGAGGGCGATGAGCTGCTGCAAAACGCCGAGCAGGATCTGCTCAAATGGGAAGAGATCGGCGAAAACCCTGCTATCATCGCCAATCTGTTTCGCAGCGTGCACAGCTTTAAAGGCAACTGCGGTTTTTTTGGCGTGGCCGACATGGAGCGGCTCTCCCATCAGATGGAAACAGTGCTCGACGCTGTCAAGTCGGGGCAGGACTATGGCCTGCGGCCCGGCGAGATCATGCTGGGCCTCATTGATGTCCTGCGCGAAGCCCTCGCCGATCTCTCCCGCGGCGGCGGCGGGCGCATCGACAACCTCAATGCCTACCTGGAGCAACTCGCCGAAACGCTGGAGGAGGCAAATCCGGAACCCCAGGTTGCCGAAAAGCCGGTTGCGGAGGAACAGGAACGCGCCGTCCAACCGTCCGTGCCCGAGCCGCAACCGATTGCCGAACAACCATCCGTCACGCCGGCAGAACCCAGACCGGTCGCGCCCAAGACCAAACCTGCGGTGACCCCCGTCGCCGCGCCCAAAGCCAAGGCGGCTGAAGGCAAGTCCGCGCCCGCCGCAAGTGCGGCGCCCCTCAAGCGTCAGGATATCCGGGTCGATCTGGAAAAGCTCGACAACCTGATCAATCTCATTGGCGAGATCGTCATTGCCGAGAACATGCTGGTGCGCAATCCCGACCTCGACGGCCTGGAGCTGGAAAATTTTTCCAAAGCCGGCCAGCACATGAGCAAATTGGTGCGCGAGCTGCAAGAAACAGCCATGATCATTCGCATGATTCCCGTCTCCGGCCTGTTCCGGCGCATGATCCGCCTGGTCCACGACATCTCGCTGAAGGCGGGAAAAAAAGTCGAACTACGTCTCTCCGGCGAAGAAACCGAGATGGACAAGACCGTCATCGAAACCATCACCGACCCCCTCGTCCACATTCTGCGCAATTCCTGTGACCACGGGGTCGAACCGCCCGCCGAGCGGCTCCAGGCGGGCAAGCCGGAAAAAGGCGTGGTCAAACTTTCGGCCTGTCACGAAGAGGGCGAGGTGTGGATCACCATCGAGGACGACGGTCGCGGCCTGGATCGCGACAAACTCCTGGCCAAAGCCATCAGCAAGGGTCTGGTGGAAGGCGATGGCTCGGACATGTCGGACAAGGCGATCTACAACCTGATCTTTGCGCCGGGCTTTTCCACGGCGGAGAAAATTACCGATATCTCCGGCCGCGGCGTGGGCATGGATGTGGTGCGTCAGAATCTCGACAAGATCAAGGGACGCGTGGATGTGCACAGCCGCAAGGGCCAGGGGACCCGGATCACCCTGCGCATTCCCCTGACATTGGCGATCATCGACGGCATGCTGGTGCGCGTCGGGCAAACCAAGGCCATCGTCCCGACCCTGGCGATCCGCGAAGCCTTCCGTCCCCCGGCCGACGCCCTGACGATCACCCCCGACGGCGATCACCTGGTGCGCGTACGCGAACGCTTTCTGCCGGTGGTGCGTCTGCACGACATCCTGCGCAAGGAACCCGATTCACGCCAGGTCGAAGACGGCATTCTCATCGTGCTGGAGAACCAGGACGCCAGCATCTGTCTACTCGTCGATGAGATTCTCGGTCAGCAGCAGACGGTGATCAAGGGACTCTCCGATTACATCGGTTCGGTGGGCGCGGTTTCGGGCTGCACCATCATGGGCAACGGCGAAGTCTGCTTGATTCTCGATATCGGCAGCCTCATGGAAATCAGCCAGGGCGCAAGCCTGGCGGGCAACTGA
- the fliG gene encoding flagellar motor switch protein FliG → MQYSKLSGVEKAAILLLCLGEEASSAIFAELDDLEVRMISRCMMTIDHVPSDIARDVLNECKQVQNKSIGLFVNGNDFMRRAIASSGDDERAESLLEQMASGTEGRPLETISMMQPRMVASLLESEHPQTIALILSTQKSEHASKVVSFLPEELQADVMYRVAKIDRVSPEVIAQIEDALQREIGVVVSKEQKQVGGIDKVVEILGRLDKGGDRAILAALEVTDPEMAETIRRKMFTFDDLVKLDNRSLQMVLREINNDTLTLALKSASEDVKEKIFSNISQRAAEMIEEDLEAMGPVRVSEVEAMQQTILQVALKLEEEGQLVIPGRGGEDALV, encoded by the coding sequence ATGCAATATTCCAAACTCTCCGGTGTGGAAAAAGCGGCAATCCTGCTGCTGTGTCTCGGCGAGGAGGCCTCCTCGGCCATCTTTGCCGAGCTCGATGACCTCGAAGTGCGCATGATCAGCCGTTGCATGATGACCATCGATCATGTTCCCTCGGATATCGCGCGCGACGTGCTCAACGAATGTAAGCAGGTTCAGAACAAAAGTATCGGCTTATTTGTCAACGGCAACGACTTCATGCGGCGCGCCATTGCCAGTTCCGGCGATGACGAGCGCGCCGAGAGCCTGCTTGAGCAGATGGCCAGCGGCACCGAGGGTCGTCCCCTGGAAACCATTTCCATGATGCAGCCGCGCATGGTTGCAAGCCTTCTCGAAAGCGAACACCCCCAGACCATCGCGCTGATTCTCTCGACGCAGAAATCCGAACATGCGAGCAAAGTCGTCTCCTTTCTGCCTGAAGAACTGCAGGCCGATGTCATGTACCGCGTGGCCAAGATCGACCGGGTGTCGCCGGAGGTCATCGCGCAGATCGAGGATGCCTTGCAGCGCGAGATCGGGGTGGTGGTGAGCAAGGAGCAGAAGCAGGTCGGCGGCATCGACAAAGTGGTGGAGATTCTCGGGCGACTCGACAAGGGCGGGGATCGCGCGATTCTTGCCGCCCTGGAAGTCACCGATCCGGAGATGGCCGAAACCATCCGGCGCAAAATGTTCACGTTCGACGACCTGGTCAAGCTCGACAACCGCTCGCTGCAGATGGTGCTGCGCGAGATCAACAACGATACTCTGACCCTGGCCCTCAAATCGGCTTCCGAGGACGTCAAGGAAAAGATCTTCAGCAACATCTCCCAGCGTGCCGCGGAGATGATCGAGGAAGATCTCGAAGCCATGGGACCGGTGCGGGTCTCGGAAGTCGAGGCCATGCAGCAGACCATTTTGCAGGTCGCCCTCAAGCTCGAGGAAGAAGGCCAGTTGGTGATTCCGGGCCGCGGCGGGGAGGATGCTCTTGTCTAG
- the flgC gene encoding flagellar basal body rod protein FlgC, translating into MDLFNSLRISSSALQAQRMRLDTISSNLANMETTRTPEGGPYQKKSVVFRPVGTSFEERLDRSLRGAVQGVRVDRILADTSEPKMVYDPAHPDAEDSGYVAMPNINLMDEMVDMKSASRAYEANVTVVKASKRMALKALEIGR; encoded by the coding sequence ATGGATCTTTTCAATAGTTTGAGAATCAGTTCGTCGGCGTTACAGGCCCAGCGCATGCGTCTGGACACCATCAGCTCCAATCTGGCCAACATGGAGACGACCCGCACGCCGGAAGGTGGTCCTTATCAAAAGAAAAGTGTGGTTTTTCGCCCGGTGGGCACGTCTTTTGAAGAACGTCTAGATCGAAGCCTGCGTGGCGCGGTGCAAGGTGTTCGGGTGGATCGCATTCTGGCCGACACCAGTGAGCCGAAAATGGTTTACGATCCGGCGCACCCCGATGCCGAGGACAGCGGCTACGTGGCCATGCCCAACATCAATCTGATGGATGAAATGGTGGACATGAAATCGGCCAGCCGCGCCTACGAAGCCAATGTCACCGTGGTCAAAGCATCTAAGCGCATGGCGCTAAAAGCCCTGGAAATAGGAAGGTAA
- a CDS encoding tetratricopeptide repeat protein, with translation MEKLNFLRIPLIFFCAWLLVATSAAAQPAGPLVLGMAKQETPGAVRISLEVSARVAPQVAVSGQRVDLTLGDTALGANVQNLPEDAGLVRVMFINRRGDLVVSFLFRRPPTRAEAAYDRARNQVVLDVFWNEEGDGRRPAIMSHLGGALVVQPDGASSMRQRQSVYAGDWRRFFAEYETLLRFELQPTFSLPALPPLQPLAENAAGEITRVLNAALDLGHGGDWRGALEMLREVPAASLQGAAREQFTLLSSEALARSGAANEARGRLQSFVETFPGADLEPRARYLCAYAQATTGDPYGALFHLSQARAILAEGHPLLSQVSLLEAEIVLGMGRDTQVLALLEEVALAGGADDLRQLARAGALSGMGRHAEAVRLFGELEERYGQLRNAFAVERLARALYGLGRFAEAAEAYARLAVLCAGTSEEGPAYFAQAQAAWRAGDNRAARILLDRVLVAFPDSRGGPRATLKLIDLAVLNGEDKALVWAIMDYARMAEEAGERPLREEAAFKQALALHLSHDNVGSIALLERFIRNYFSGRLRPQAEALLGDLLPLVIDELIDRQEHLQALVLVERHREILLDQRINWEFLERLASAFRDMELLGRAARVYLFMLDNNREPGREESLYLPLLGLLLQREQYELVGEYARRYARDYPRGRDRVEVLLVKARALQASGRDEEAAALLTAPDRPAGRALDLLGGRICFKLGRYADAVVCLQRFAEDLAIAPTPEELLLLAESLYRAELLPEALELFESLRTRAEVADQAAYRSAQIYLHQGRRALALKVLRELVDEGSSDLWRKLGQEKIAVLAL, from the coding sequence TTGGAGAAATTAAACTTTTTACGAATACCCCTGATTTTCTTTTGCGCTTGGCTGCTGGTGGCGACTTCCGCCGCGGCACAACCTGCGGGCCCCCTGGTCCTGGGCATGGCCAAGCAAGAGACGCCTGGCGCGGTGCGCATCTCTCTGGAGGTTTCGGCGCGAGTGGCTCCCCAGGTCGCGGTATCTGGTCAGAGAGTTGACCTGACTTTGGGGGACACCGCCCTGGGCGCCAATGTCCAGAATCTGCCTGAGGACGCCGGTTTGGTCCGGGTGATGTTCATCAATCGCCGTGGTGATCTGGTGGTTTCCTTTCTGTTCCGGCGTCCACCGACGCGCGCCGAAGCCGCATACGACCGCGCGCGTAATCAAGTTGTTTTGGACGTGTTCTGGAACGAGGAGGGCGACGGGCGGCGACCGGCCATCATGTCGCACCTCGGCGGCGCGTTGGTGGTGCAACCCGACGGCGCCTCCAGCATGCGTCAGCGCCAATCCGTCTATGCCGGTGATTGGCGGCGTTTTTTTGCCGAATATGAAACGCTGCTGCGTTTCGAGTTGCAACCCACCTTTTCCCTGCCCGCGCTGCCGCCCTTGCAGCCCCTGGCGGAAAACGCCGCGGGAGAAATCACCAGGGTTCTCAACGCGGCCCTGGATCTTGGCCACGGCGGCGACTGGCGGGGGGCACTGGAAATGTTGCGCGAAGTGCCCGCGGCCTCCTTGCAGGGCGCTGCACGCGAACAGTTCACTCTTTTGTCGAGCGAGGCTCTGGCGCGTAGCGGCGCGGCGAACGAGGCGCGCGGCCGCCTGCAGAGTTTTGTCGAAACTTTCCCCGGCGCGGATCTTGAGCCCCGGGCGCGCTATCTTTGCGCCTACGCCCAGGCGACTACGGGTGATCCTTATGGTGCCCTGTTCCATCTCAGCCAGGCGCGCGCGATTCTTGCCGAGGGGCATCCCTTGCTGTCCCAGGTGAGTTTGCTGGAGGCGGAGATTGTACTCGGCATGGGCCGCGACACCCAGGTGCTGGCGCTGCTTGAGGAGGTCGCGCTGGCGGGCGGCGCCGATGACCTGCGGCAGCTGGCCCGCGCCGGCGCTCTCAGCGGGATGGGTCGACATGCCGAGGCGGTGAGGCTGTTTGGCGAGTTGGAAGAGCGCTACGGCCAATTGCGGAATGCTTTTGCCGTGGAGCGCCTGGCGCGCGCCCTCTATGGGCTGGGTCGCTTCGCCGAGGCGGCCGAGGCTTACGCCCGCCTCGCGGTGCTGTGCGCCGGCACCAGCGAAGAGGGGCCGGCCTATTTTGCTCAGGCTCAGGCGGCCTGGCGTGCCGGCGACAATCGCGCCGCGCGGATTCTGCTTGATCGCGTGCTGGTCGCATTTCCCGACAGCAGGGGCGGTCCCCGTGCGACTCTCAAGCTCATCGACCTGGCCGTGCTCAACGGCGAAGACAAGGCCCTGGTCTGGGCCATTATGGATTACGCGCGCATGGCCGAAGAGGCAGGCGAGCGTCCGTTGCGCGAAGAGGCGGCGTTCAAGCAGGCGCTCGCGCTGCATCTGAGTCATGACAATGTGGGCAGCATAGCGCTGCTTGAGCGATTCATCCGCAACTATTTCAGCGGCCGTCTGCGTCCCCAGGCCGAAGCCCTGCTGGGAGATCTGTTACCGCTGGTGATCGATGAGCTCATCGACCGGCAAGAGCATCTGCAGGCGCTGGTATTGGTCGAGAGGCACCGCGAAATCCTTTTGGATCAGCGCATCAACTGGGAGTTTCTGGAACGCCTCGCCAGCGCTTTTCGCGACATGGAGTTGCTCGGGCGCGCCGCGCGGGTCTATCTGTTCATGCTCGACAACAACCGCGAACCCGGCCGTGAAGAGTCTCTCTATCTGCCCTTGCTGGGTCTGTTGTTGCAGCGCGAGCAGTATGAATTGGTCGGCGAGTACGCCCGCCGTTATGCGCGCGACTATCCGCGCGGGCGTGATCGTGTCGAGGTGCTTCTGGTCAAGGCGCGCGCGCTGCAGGCAAGCGGCCGCGACGAAGAGGCCGCCGCTCTGCTGACGGCGCCTGACCGCCCCGCGGGGCGCGCGCTTGACCTTCTCGGTGGGCGGATCTGCTTTAAGCTTGGACGATACGCGGATGCCGTCGTTTGCCTGCAGCGCTTCGCTGAAGATTTGGCGATTGCGCCCACGCCCGAGGAGCTTCTGCTGCTGGCGGAATCCCTGTATCGGGCTGAGCTTCTGCCCGAGGCACTGGAGTTGTTCGAGTCCCTGCGCACCCGGGCGGAGGTTGCCGACCAGGCTGCTTATCGCAGCGCCCAGATCTATCTGCACCAGGGCCGGCGGGCCCTTGCCCTTAAGGTTTTGCGCGAACTGGTCGATGAGGGGAGCAGTGATCTGTGGCGCAAATTGGGTCAAGAGAAGATAGCTGTTTTGGCTTTGTGA
- the flgB gene encoding flagellar basal body rod protein FlgB, protein MSTLGIFDQTSQLLHKVLDLRQQNQQVIASNIANAHTPSYSAARFEFADELGAAVGRRDGRMSATHAQHFPLSGGNLEQVSGRVLRTPDRSGVGDANNVSVDQEMLSMAENQLLYEAAAQMLSKKLGLLKYVAQDGR, encoded by the coding sequence ATGTCCACCCTGGGAATTTTCGACCAGACCAGTCAGTTGCTGCACAAGGTTCTGGATTTGCGGCAGCAGAATCAGCAGGTCATCGCCAGCAACATCGCCAATGCCCACACCCCGAGCTACAGCGCGGCGCGTTTTGAGTTCGCCGACGAACTCGGTGCCGCCGTCGGTCGGCGTGACGGCAGGATGTCGGCGACCCATGCGCAGCATTTTCCCCTGTCCGGAGGCAATCTTGAGCAGGTGTCCGGACGCGTGTTGCGCACTCCGGATCGCTCGGGTGTGGGCGATGCAAACAACGTCAGCGTCGATCAGGAGATGCTCAGCATGGCCGAAAATCAGCTGCTCTACGAAGCTGCGGCGCAGATGTTGAGCAAGAAGCTGGGATTGCTTAAATATGTGGCCCAGGACGGGCGCTAG
- the fliE gene encoding flagellar hook-basal body complex protein FliE, translating into MKDITLNTHLQGLGTPPAQPVNAKGTGFGEILADTITKVNNAQVNADRQVEQLHTGQAKNLHEVMIAMEEADISLRLMVQMRNKVSEAYHEVMRMQV; encoded by the coding sequence ATGAAAGACATTACCCTGAATACCCATCTGCAGGGTCTGGGAACACCGCCCGCCCAGCCGGTCAACGCTAAGGGCACGGGGTTTGGTGAAATCCTTGCGGACACCATCACCAAGGTCAACAATGCACAGGTCAATGCCGATCGCCAGGTGGAGCAACTGCACACCGGTCAGGCCAAGAATCTGCACGAAGTCATGATCGCCATGGAAGAAGCCGATATTTCCCTGCGCCTCATGGTGCAGATGCGCAACAAGGTCAGCGAGGCCTACCACGAAGTCATGCGCATGCAGGTTTAG